Proteins from a genomic interval of Kitasatospora herbaricolor:
- a CDS encoding copper homeostasis protein CutC, with protein sequence MSRPIFEVIALTAQDARAAEAGGADRLELVTDMAADGLTPSVEDFAEIRAAVDLPLRVMLRIQDGFAPGGVDELLARAAELRAEGADEFVLGFLDADGAVDLAATRAVAEAVAGCRWTFHRALDHSADRAAVRTAVGALPGLDTFLTSGAPAGVDAGREVITAELARAGEPGYGQRILIGGGLRAEHVPGLRAAGFDAFHVGGAVRVGGWDSPVDRAKVAEWRALIDAPALIGA encoded by the coding sequence ATGTCTAGACCAATCTTCGAAGTCATCGCGCTGACCGCCCAGGATGCCCGGGCCGCCGAAGCCGGCGGAGCCGACCGGCTCGAACTGGTCACGGACATGGCCGCCGACGGGCTGACCCCCTCGGTGGAGGACTTCGCCGAGATCCGCGCCGCCGTGGACCTCCCGCTGCGGGTCATGCTGCGGATCCAGGACGGCTTCGCGCCCGGCGGTGTGGACGAGCTGCTGGCCCGCGCCGCCGAACTGCGGGCCGAAGGGGCGGACGAGTTCGTGCTCGGCTTCCTGGACGCCGACGGCGCCGTCGACCTGGCCGCCACCCGAGCGGTGGCGGAGGCCGTCGCGGGCTGCCGCTGGACCTTCCACCGGGCGCTCGACCACAGCGCGGACCGGGCCGCCGTCAGGACGGCCGTCGGCGCCCTGCCGGGCCTGGACACCTTCCTCACGTCCGGCGCGCCCGCCGGGGTCGACGCGGGCCGGGAGGTCATCACCGCCGAACTCGCCCGGGCCGGGGAGCCCGGCTACGGGCAGCGGATCCTGATCGGCGGCGGCCTGCGCGCCGAGCACGTGCCCGGCCTGCGGGCGGCCGGCTTCGACGCGTTCCACGTCGGCGGCGCCGTCCGGGTCGGCGGCTGGGACTCCCCGGTGGACCGGGCCAAGGTCGCCGAG